The Anabrus simplex isolate iqAnaSimp1 chromosome 1, ASM4041472v1, whole genome shotgun sequence genome window below encodes:
- the LOC136866159 gene encoding uncharacterized protein codes for MALYRVFILLISLAVITHAGYINGDCQLLYQNGTPLQYIDWLYDLFLQPAIADISPVNTEIAIFKAVNIMGIVNHYSKYIDVELRNGSLILSLKKAFSMFEEMEENPALKLNVNFRCNEGSAGILMHWNVEDTNNHNPKFVIGASENFTFTLPLPFPPGIPLSCTTGIVVAATDVDFSTSALYFSFVEDHGLIVTGAWRAGRTYYPNITTNSYITEEADITLKVTDNGEPPRSTLATVHIRAHPTLSMKKHHHG; via the exons ATGGCACTGTACCGAGTATTTATTTTGCTAATATCTCTCGCTGTTATCACGCACGCCGGCTACATCAATGGAG ATTGCCAATTACTTTACCAGAATGGAACACCGCTACAATACATAGATTGGCTATATGACTTATTTCTACAGCCAGCGATTGCTGATATCTCACCGGTGAATACGGAGATAGCAATCTTCAAGGCCGTAAACATCATGGGTATTGTCA ATCACTATTCAAAGTATATTGACGTGGAACTGCGGAATGGTTCTCTTATTCTATCCTTGAAGAAAGCCTTCTCGATGTTTGAAGAAATGGAG GAAAATCCAGCTTTAAAACTGAACGTGAACTTCAGATGCAATGAAGGTTCAGCTGGCATT CTGATGCATTGGAATGTAGAGGACACCAACAACCACAATCCCAAGTTCGTGATTGGAGCGTCAGAGAACTTCACGTTTACGCTACCTCTACCATTCCCGCCGGGAATACCACTCAGCTGTACCACTGGGATAGTGGTGGCTGCCACCGACGTGGACTTCAGTACATCCGCCCTCTATTTCTCGTTCGTAGAGGATCATGGACTGATCGTGACGGGAGCATGGCGTGCAGGACGCACTTACTATCCTAACATCACTACAAACAGCTATATCACTGAAGAGGCTGACATCACTCTCAAAGTCACG GACAATGGCGAGCCCCCACGCAGTACTCTGGCTACAGTACACATAAGAGCTCATCCCACTCTGTCCATGAAGAAGCATCATCATGGTTGA